One genomic segment of Falco cherrug isolate bFalChe1 chromosome 13, bFalChe1.pri, whole genome shotgun sequence includes these proteins:
- the VIT gene encoding vitrin isoform X1: protein MKATVIATFFGVLLMCTYAAKEATKKMKKSKLYVPQIDCDVKAGKIINPEFIAKCPPGCQDVKYRVYGTDIYASFSSVCNAAIHSGIIDNAGGKILVQKVAGHSGYRGSFSNGVRSLSLPRWRESFLVSEGKPRRGVTYPSALEYSSSKSTAVKSESKKPEQDLKALRSADTANAPEKASEQGDTVRKEYQTSPAPTPATQMATTTPTPTTTTTDPSTTTPKPTTTPTTTRTTTVASAAKTRPGLHRVRDIGSSSIHPAYSSVVAAASRQVQAAQGRGQNTAFRGTSTSASNRNILRPNTDHAGIQRQEPVAAFRRAAGSPAHLAMETDSWKSGLSLFDTGFSSKEELNPKPLESISQGNPNCKVDLSFLMDGSWSIGKRRFQLQKQFLSNMAQALSIGSAGPLMGIIQYGDDPSTEFNLNTYANSKDLRNAIEKISQKGGLSNVGKALSFVNKNFFLDANGNRGGAPNVVVVMVDGWPTDRVEEASRLARESGINIFFVTIEAAAESEKQNVIEPNFVDKAVCRTNGFYSINVPSWFSLHKVVQPLVKRVCDTDRLVCSKTCLNSADIGFVIDGSSSVGTSNFRTVLQFVANISKEFEISDTDTRIGAVQYTYEQRLEFSFDKYSTKQDVLSAIKRISYWSGGTSTGAAISYASEQLFSKSKPNKRKIMILITDGRSYDDVRVPAMAAHQNGVIAYSIGIAWAAQDELEAIATDPDKEHSFFVDEFDNLYRFVNQLIQNICIEFNSQPRN, encoded by the exons gtGTGCTTCTTATGTGTACATATGCAGCTAAGGAAGCCacaaagaagatgaaaaagtcTAAGCTAT ATGTACCCCAGATCGATTGCGATGTCAAGGCGGGGAAGATAATCAATCCAGAATTCATTGCGAAATGCCCTCCTGGATGTCAAGATGTAAAATACCGTGTTTACGGCACAGACATTTATGCTTCCTTTTCCAGTGTGTGCAACGCCGCAATTCACAG TGGTATAATCGACAATGCAGGCGGGAAGATCCTCGTCCAGAAAGTTGCCGGCCACTCCGGTTACCGCGGGAGCTTCTCCAACGGGGTCCGGTCCCTGTCACTGCCACGCTGGAGGGAGTCCTTCCTTGTGTCAG agggcAAGCCAAGAAGAGGTGTGACATATCCATCAGCTCTTGAATATTCTTCTTCAAAAAGCACAGCTGTTAAATCAG AGTCTAAAAAGCCAGAACAAGACCTAAAAGCTTTGAGGAGTGCAGATACCGCTAACGCACCAGAAAAAGCATCAGAACAAG GGGACACAGTCCGCAAAGAGTATCAGACATCTCCAGCACCGACACCAGCTACACAAATGGCCACCACAACCCCAACCCCAACAACCACGACGACAGACCCTTCCACCACAACGCCAAAGCCAACCACAACACCTACAACAACCAGAACCACAACAGTTGCTTCTGCAGCGAAGACTAGACCTGGACTGCACAGGGTCAGAGATATAG GTTCTAGCAGTATCCACCCAGCATACTCATCTGTGGTAGCTGCAGCATCAA GACAGGTTCAGGCAGCACAAGGAAGAGGACAGAATACAG cattcagGGGGACATCCACCTCTGCAAGTAACAGGAATATTTTACGACCCAATACAG ATCACGCAGGTATTCAGCGTCAAGAGCCTGTTGCTGCCTTCCGGAGGGCTGCCGGCTCTCCAGCCCACCTGG CAATGGAAACAGACTCGTGGAAATCTGGATTGAGCCTTTTTGACACAg GCTTCAGTTCAAAGGAAGAATTGAATCCAAAGCCGCTGGAGTCCATCTCCCAGGGGAACCCAA ATTGCAAGGTTGATTTGTCCTTCTTGATGGATGGGAGCTGGAGCATCGGTAAACGCCGCTTTCAGCTCCAGAAGCAGTTCCTCAGTAACATGGCTCAAGCCCTTAGCATTGGCAGCGCTGGTCCTCTGATGGGCATCATTCAGTACGG TGATGACCCTTCCACAGAATTTAACCTAAACACTTATGCCAACTCCAAAGACCTAAGAAATGCCATCGAGAAAATCTCACAGAAAGGTGGACTTTCCAACGTGG GGAAGGCACTTTCATTTGTTAACAAAAACTTCTTTTTGGATGCTAATGGAAACCGAGGTGGAGCTCCCAACGTGGTTGTAGTGATGGTGGACGGGTGGCCAACTGACCGAGTGGAAGAGGCCTCCAGGCTGGCTAGAGAATCAGGgatcaacattttttttgtcactattgaagcagctgctgaaagtgAGAAGCAGAACGTTATCGAACCAAACTTTGTGGACAAG GCAGTGTGCAGGACAAACGGTTTCTATTCCATCAATGTGCCCAGTTGGTTCAGCCTACACAAGGTGGTGCAGCCCCTAGTGAAGCGGGTCTGCGACACCGATCGGCTGGTTTGCAGCAAGACGTGCCTCAATTCAGCTGACATTGGTTTCGTAATTGACGGCTCCAGCAGCGTTGGCACCAGCAACTTCCGCACAGTTCTCCAGTTTGTAGCCAACATCAGTAAGGAGTTTGAGATTTCGGACACCGACACCCGCATCGGAGCCGTTCAGTACACCTACGAGCAAAGGCTCGAGTTCAGCTTTGACAAGTACAGCACAAAGCAGGACGTGCTGAGCGCTATCAAAAGGATCAGTTACTGGAGTGGTGGGACCAGCACGGGAGCAGCCATCAGCTACGCCTCAGAGCAGCTGTTCAGCAAATCCAAACCCAACAAAAGAAAGATCATGATTCTCATTACAGATGGCAGGTCTTATGACGATGTCAGAGTGCCAGCCATGGCAGCTCACCAAAATG GAGTTATAGCTTACTCCATTGGAATTGCTTGGGCAGCCCAAGACGAACTGGAAGCCATTGCCACAGACCCCGATAAGGAGCATTCCTTCTTTGTGGATGAATTTGACAACCTCTACCGTTTTGTCAACCAGCTCATCCAAAACATTTGCATAGAATTTAATTCCCAGCCACGGAACTGA
- the VIT gene encoding vitrin isoform X2 encodes MKATVIATFFGVLLMCTYAAKEATKKMKKSKLYVPQIDCDVKAGKIINPEFIAKCPPGCQDVKYRVYGTDIYASFSSVCNAAIHSGIIDNAGGKILVQKVAGHSGYRGSFSNGVRSLSLPRWRESFLVSEGKPRRGVTYPSALEYSSSKSTAVKSGDTVRKEYQTSPAPTPATQMATTTPTPTTTTTDPSTTTPKPTTTPTTTRTTTVASAAKTRPGLHRVRDIGSSSIHPAYSSVVAAASRQVQAAQGRGQNTAFRGTSTSASNRNILRPNTDHAGIQRQEPVAAFRRAAGSPAHLAMETDSWKSGLSLFDTGFSSKEELNPKPLESISQGNPNCKVDLSFLMDGSWSIGKRRFQLQKQFLSNMAQALSIGSAGPLMGIIQYGDDPSTEFNLNTYANSKDLRNAIEKISQKGGLSNVGKALSFVNKNFFLDANGNRGGAPNVVVVMVDGWPTDRVEEASRLARESGINIFFVTIEAAAESEKQNVIEPNFVDKAVCRTNGFYSINVPSWFSLHKVVQPLVKRVCDTDRLVCSKTCLNSADIGFVIDGSSSVGTSNFRTVLQFVANISKEFEISDTDTRIGAVQYTYEQRLEFSFDKYSTKQDVLSAIKRISYWSGGTSTGAAISYASEQLFSKSKPNKRKIMILITDGRSYDDVRVPAMAAHQNGVIAYSIGIAWAAQDELEAIATDPDKEHSFFVDEFDNLYRFVNQLIQNICIEFNSQPRN; translated from the exons gtGTGCTTCTTATGTGTACATATGCAGCTAAGGAAGCCacaaagaagatgaaaaagtcTAAGCTAT ATGTACCCCAGATCGATTGCGATGTCAAGGCGGGGAAGATAATCAATCCAGAATTCATTGCGAAATGCCCTCCTGGATGTCAAGATGTAAAATACCGTGTTTACGGCACAGACATTTATGCTTCCTTTTCCAGTGTGTGCAACGCCGCAATTCACAG TGGTATAATCGACAATGCAGGCGGGAAGATCCTCGTCCAGAAAGTTGCCGGCCACTCCGGTTACCGCGGGAGCTTCTCCAACGGGGTCCGGTCCCTGTCACTGCCACGCTGGAGGGAGTCCTTCCTTGTGTCAG agggcAAGCCAAGAAGAGGTGTGACATATCCATCAGCTCTTGAATATTCTTCTTCAAAAAGCACAGCTGTTAAATCAG GGGACACAGTCCGCAAAGAGTATCAGACATCTCCAGCACCGACACCAGCTACACAAATGGCCACCACAACCCCAACCCCAACAACCACGACGACAGACCCTTCCACCACAACGCCAAAGCCAACCACAACACCTACAACAACCAGAACCACAACAGTTGCTTCTGCAGCGAAGACTAGACCTGGACTGCACAGGGTCAGAGATATAG GTTCTAGCAGTATCCACCCAGCATACTCATCTGTGGTAGCTGCAGCATCAA GACAGGTTCAGGCAGCACAAGGAAGAGGACAGAATACAG cattcagGGGGACATCCACCTCTGCAAGTAACAGGAATATTTTACGACCCAATACAG ATCACGCAGGTATTCAGCGTCAAGAGCCTGTTGCTGCCTTCCGGAGGGCTGCCGGCTCTCCAGCCCACCTGG CAATGGAAACAGACTCGTGGAAATCTGGATTGAGCCTTTTTGACACAg GCTTCAGTTCAAAGGAAGAATTGAATCCAAAGCCGCTGGAGTCCATCTCCCAGGGGAACCCAA ATTGCAAGGTTGATTTGTCCTTCTTGATGGATGGGAGCTGGAGCATCGGTAAACGCCGCTTTCAGCTCCAGAAGCAGTTCCTCAGTAACATGGCTCAAGCCCTTAGCATTGGCAGCGCTGGTCCTCTGATGGGCATCATTCAGTACGG TGATGACCCTTCCACAGAATTTAACCTAAACACTTATGCCAACTCCAAAGACCTAAGAAATGCCATCGAGAAAATCTCACAGAAAGGTGGACTTTCCAACGTGG GGAAGGCACTTTCATTTGTTAACAAAAACTTCTTTTTGGATGCTAATGGAAACCGAGGTGGAGCTCCCAACGTGGTTGTAGTGATGGTGGACGGGTGGCCAACTGACCGAGTGGAAGAGGCCTCCAGGCTGGCTAGAGAATCAGGgatcaacattttttttgtcactattgaagcagctgctgaaagtgAGAAGCAGAACGTTATCGAACCAAACTTTGTGGACAAG GCAGTGTGCAGGACAAACGGTTTCTATTCCATCAATGTGCCCAGTTGGTTCAGCCTACACAAGGTGGTGCAGCCCCTAGTGAAGCGGGTCTGCGACACCGATCGGCTGGTTTGCAGCAAGACGTGCCTCAATTCAGCTGACATTGGTTTCGTAATTGACGGCTCCAGCAGCGTTGGCACCAGCAACTTCCGCACAGTTCTCCAGTTTGTAGCCAACATCAGTAAGGAGTTTGAGATTTCGGACACCGACACCCGCATCGGAGCCGTTCAGTACACCTACGAGCAAAGGCTCGAGTTCAGCTTTGACAAGTACAGCACAAAGCAGGACGTGCTGAGCGCTATCAAAAGGATCAGTTACTGGAGTGGTGGGACCAGCACGGGAGCAGCCATCAGCTACGCCTCAGAGCAGCTGTTCAGCAAATCCAAACCCAACAAAAGAAAGATCATGATTCTCATTACAGATGGCAGGTCTTATGACGATGTCAGAGTGCCAGCCATGGCAGCTCACCAAAATG GAGTTATAGCTTACTCCATTGGAATTGCTTGGGCAGCCCAAGACGAACTGGAAGCCATTGCCACAGACCCCGATAAGGAGCATTCCTTCTTTGTGGATGAATTTGACAACCTCTACCGTTTTGTCAACCAGCTCATCCAAAACATTTGCATAGAATTTAATTCCCAGCCACGGAACTGA